From the genome of Thiovibrio frasassiensis:
CCGCGATTACCGACGAATATGGCCAGATTACCCATAATGTGGCGGTATTCCACGACATGAGTGAAATCCGCAGCTACGAGGAGCAGCTGCATTTCCATGCCTACCATGATGCCCTGACCGGTCTGCCCAACCGGTTGCTGATACTCGACCGTTTCACTGTGGCAATCAGCCATGCACTGCGCCTGCACAAACAGGTAGCGGTTCTGGTGCTTGACCTGGACAACTTCAAGCATATCAACGACAGCCTGGGCCATAAGATCGGAGATACCTTGCTGCAGCAGGTTGCCGAACGGCTGAAGGTTGGACTTGGAGATGACCATGCCGTAGGAAGGCTGGGCGGCGATGATTTCGCGATCCTGATCGAACAATGCGAGGATGAACAGGCTGCGGTCCGCATGGCGGAAAAGACCATTGGCCTGTTTGCCGAACCCTTCAACCTGGCCGTCTATGAAACCTTTGTCACGGTGACCATTGGCATCAGCTTCTTCCCCAATGACGGCAGCGATGCGGATACCCTGCTGAAAAGCGCCGAACTTGCCATGTACCGCGCCAAGGAAGAAGGGAAAAACAAGTACCAGCTTTTCACCCCGGCCATGAATGCCAAGGTGGTGCATCGGCTTTCCCTGGAAAACAGCCTGCGCAAGGCCCTGGAGCGCGATGAATTTCTCGTCTATTACCAACCCAAGGTGGCCACCGGCACGGGACGCATTGTCGGGATGGAGGCTCTGGTCCGCTGGCAGAGCAGTGATGGCCGCCTGATCTCCCCCCTGGACTTCATCCCCCTGGCCGAGGAGACCGGCCTGATCATTCCCTTGGGCGAACAGGTGCTGCGTAAGGCCTGCCGCGACACCAAACAATGGCTGGCAAAAAACAAAGACTTGGTGGTCTCGGTGAATCTTTCTCCGCGCCAGTTCATGCAGGAAAATCTGCTGCAGACCATCATGGATATTTTACAGGAAAGCGGACTCCCTCCAGCCCAGCTTGAACTGGAGGTCACGGAAGGGGCGGTCATGTTCAACGAACAGGCAGCCCTGGCGACACTGCACGAACTCAAAGAGGCAGGGATCCGCCTAGCGCTCGATGACTTCGGCACGGGCTATTCGTCGCTGCATTTTCTCCGCAAATTGCCCCTCAATACCCTGAAGATTGACCGGGCCTTTATTATGGAATTACCCACGGATCCGAACAGCGCGGCCATTGCGACCATCATCATCTCCCTGGCGCAGGCGTTGCATCTGGAGGTTGTGGCGGAAGGGGTCGAAAATATTGCCCAGCTTGAGTTCCTCAGACGCCTTGACTGTACGGAGATCCAGGGCTATCTGTTCAGCCCGCCGGTTCCCGGCCCAGCGTTTGCTGAATTGCTAAACGCCAATCAACTGTTGCCCTTGCCGAAATAATCCTATATCCCCCTTAGGCCGGTTCCACGCACCGGTCGTCGCTGGAGATTCCCTGTGAAAGCCACTGACTTGAACCTGGGAGAGCAGTTGAAGATGTCGGAGCGGGAGATCCGCCGCCGGCTGGAGCTCTTGTCCATCGGCCCGAAGGAAAAAAAGGAGATGGTCGGGATGAAACCCCTGATCGCTCCCCATGTCGAGACCCTGGTGGATCGATTTTACACCCTGCAGGTTGAGGAACCCGAGATTGCCAGATTGATCGGCGACTCCGAAACCTTGTCCCGCTTAAAAAAACATCTCTCCCGCTACATCCTGACCCTTTTCGACGGGGAATACGGCATGGAATATGTGCTTTCCCGGCTGCGCATCGGCATGGTGCATAAACGCATCGGCGTGCCGCCCAAGCTGTATGTCCCCTCCCTCTGGAACCTTTTCTCGCTGTTGCGCCACCAGATCCTCCTTGAAACCGACCAAAAATGCGGGGTCTGCAGCGACAGGCTGAATGCCCTGGAAAAAATCATGCTTTTTGATCTGGCGCTGGTTTTTGACACCTATATCTTCAGCCTCATGGATGCCCTGGCCAGAGGCCGACAAGAGCTGGAGGAATACGCCGAGAGCCTAGAAGAAACCGTGGCCCGGCGCACCCAGGAACTGGCGTCTTTGGCCAGCAAGGATGGGTTGACCGGACTTTTAAACCAGCGCAGCTTCTATGAGGAACTGCGGAGGGAAACCGCGAGAATCCTGCGGATCCAAGGAAAGATCGCCCTGCTCTATCTGGACCTGGACGGCTTCAAGAAGGTCAACGACACCCTGGGACACCAGCAGGGAGACGACATCCTCATCGCGGTCTCCGATGTGATCCGCACGGTGGTGCGTAGCGAGGACATCGCCGCCCGTTACGGCGGGGACGAATTCTGTATTCTTCTTCCCCACAGCGGCGTGGCCGAAGCCAGAGAGGTGGCGCAACGGCTGGCTCAGGCCTTTGCCCGTCAACCGCGGTTGACGGAAACAGGGGTCGCTTTCAGCATCGGGATTGCCGCCGAAAATTGGGACAATCTGCGCGACGGAGATCTGCTCGTTCAACAAGCGGATGCGGCCATGTACCTTTCCAAAAAAATACCGGGCCACGCTGTTACCGTGGCAGGGCAAGAAGCCGAGCCCTTGCCGGGCGACTGAGCTGGCCGGAGGCTTTTTCCCACGCTGGACAATTTTCCGTTTCGCCCCCTCTCCTGTCTTCATTTTTCCTTTCGCCTGCGGTATAGTACGGCAACCGCTCCCTGCCGGGGAGCCTCCAAAAACAAGCACGAGGAACGCCATGCCCTATGTAAACATCCGCCTTGCAGGCACGTTAAGCAGGGAGCAAAAAGAGGAGATGTGCGCCGGGGTGACCAAGGTTATTGCCGAGGTAACCAAAAAACCCGAGGATTCCATCCTGATCTTCGTGGACGAGGAGCAACATGAGAATATCGCCAAGGGCGGGAAACTTCTCAAGAAACCCGCCTGATGGTCCAGCTCTCCTTACTGAACATCTCCGACAAAGAAGCTGTCCGGCAACGGTTACAGGCGCTGCGGCAGGAGCTGAATTTTCATGCCCATCGCTACTATGTGCTGGATGCCCCCATCCTGGCCGATGCCGAGTATGACCTCCTTTTTCAGGAACTGGTGGCACTGGAGCAGCAGCATCCCGAGCTGATCACCCCCGATTCGCCGAGCCGGCGGGTGGGCGGCGCCCCGCTGGCCCAGTTTACCACGGTACCCCACACCATTCCCATGCTGAGCCTGGAGAACGCCTTTGACGCCGAGGCTCTCGTGGATTTCGAAGAGCGCCTCTTCCGCTTTTTGCAGAGCAGAACACCGATCTCCTATGTGAGCGAACCAAAGCTCGACGGACTGGCCGTTGAACTGGTCTATGAAGAGGGTCTGTTTACCATTGGTTCCACCCGCGGGGATGGGTTGATCGGAGAGGATATCAGCCAAAACCTGAAAACCATCCCTGCCATCCCCCTGCGGCTTCTGACCCCGGAGGGGGGAATTGCTCCCCAGCGGCTGGAGGTGCGGGGCGAGGTCTTTATCGGCCTGGCAGAGTTCAAGCAACTCAATGAAGCACGCGCCAAGGCAGGGGAACCCCTGTTTGCCAATCCCCGCAATGGCGCGGCCGGCTCCCTGCGTCAGCTGGATCCTAAAATAACCGCAACCCGGCCCCTTGATTTTTTCGTCTATGGGGTGAGCGATCCCACGCTCCTCCCCTGTAAGGATCAGCATGGGTTACTGACCTATCTCGGCTGCCTCGGCTTCAAGATCAATCCCCTGGTCCGCCTCTGCCACTCCATCTCGGAGGTGATCAGCCAATTTAGCACCCTCCAGGATCAACGGCCTTCTCTGCCCTACGATATCGACGGCATGGTGGTCAAGGTCAACGAATTCGCCTTACAAGAACGGTTGGGCGCCAAGGCCCGCAGCCCGCGCTGGGCCATCGCCGCCAAGTTTCCCGCCTCCCAGGCCACCACCCGCTTGCTCGATGTCGAGTTCGGGGTGGGACGGACCGGGGCGATAACCCCGGTGGCTGTCCTGGAACCGGTGCGGATCGGCGGGGTGACGGTGCGGAGGGCCACCCTGCACAACGAGGACGAACTGCGCCGGAAAGGACTGATGCTCGGCGACACCGTTCTGGTCCAGCGGGCAGGCGATGTGATCCCGGAAGTGGTCAAACCGGTGGAGGAAAACCGGACCGGCCGCGAGCGGCCCATTGTCATGCCAACAACCTGTCCTGAATGCGGCTTTTCCCTGGTGCGGGCAGGCCAGGAAGCGATAACCCGCTGCCCCAACCCGAACTGCCCGGCGCAACAGGTGCGAGGGTTGATCCATTTTACCGGCAAGAGCGGCATGGACATCGAGGGGTTGGGGAAAAAAGCGGTGGAACAGCTCGTCAACCAGGGGCTTATCAAGGATATCCCCGATATCTACACCCTGACGGCGAAAAACCTGGCCCCCCTTGAGGGCTGGGGCGACAAATCGGCGGAGAACGCGGTGCGGGCCATTCAGCAAAGCCGCACCCCGACTCTGGCAAAATTTCTTGCCGCTCTCGGCATCCGGCACGTGGGCGAGGTAACCGCCCAGCTGCTCGCCCGCCATTTCGGTTCTCTTGCCCGGCTTATGCGCGCTGGCGAAGCTGATTTTTTACACATCGAAGGTATCGGCGAACAGGTCGCTACCAGCCTGGTGGATTACTTTCAGGACCAGGCAGTTCTGGAGATGCTCTCCCGGCTTGAAGGTTTAGGGGTTCATGTTCAGGAAGAAAAACCGGCCGCGGAGGGTGAGGCCGCACTGGCTGGCAGCGTCTTTCTTTTTACCGGCTCACTTGCCCACCTTTCCCGGCATGAAGCCAAGGCCCGCATCAAGGAGCTGGGCGGGCAGGTTGCCTCGTCCATCAGCCGCAAGGTAACCCATGTTGTTCTGGGGGAGAGCCCCGGAAGCAAGTTGACAAAAGCCCGGGAATTGGGCTTGACTGTTATCAGCGAGGATGAATTTTTACGGCTTATTGGCCGCTGACCATAAACTGATCGTGGCGGACCAGGCAAGCGAGGAGCGGGAGATGACAAAAAAACGGGTGGTGACCAGGGTTGAAGGGGTGGTGCAGGGCGTCTATTTTCGTGATTATGCTCAGAAAGAGGCCCGGGAACTTGAGTTGAGCGGCTGGGTGCGGAACCGGCCGGACGGCACGGTGGAAGCGGTGCTGGAGGGTGAGACCGAAAAAGTCGAACAGATGATTGCCTGGCTGCACACCGGCTCGCCCCAAGCCGAGGTCAAAACGGTACAGGTGACAGAGGAGCAGCCCCTGGGCGACAAGACCGCCTTTGCCATCCGTTATAATTGATATCCCGTAATTATTGATTTTGCCCGCTCGCTGCCGCGCTTACTGTCTTGCTTCCCCCTGCCGGTTTTCATTTTCACAAGCTCTTAATTGACATTTTTCTCCATCTGCCGTAGAATCCGCCCTTTTATCATTATGAGAATCCCCCCATTTTTCTGGCGAGGAGGAGTATGGAAACCGAAATGGCAACCCCACGCAGGGTTCCACAAAAAGGCCAAGCGCGGATCCGTTGTCCGCACTGCGGCAACGATACCGATTTTTTTGAGATCGCAGACGGGGTTGTCCTGACCACCCGCTATCAACAGAATGACGACGGCAGCTTTACCCAGGAAGGCGACGAATCGCAGGTTTTAGGCGAGATTAAGTTCTTTTGCGGCGAATGCAACCAGGATCTTTCCGAGTACCACAACCACTTCCTGGAGATGCTTTTCTAACGAGAGGATTCTGCGACTGTTTGCTTATTTGTGACAGAAGATTTAGAGATTTTTGACAAAAAAAAAGGAGAAGGCAAATGCCTTCTCCTTTTTTCATTCAATCCTGAACAAATCAACTGGCGTGGGGATTACACACAACCGGTCGGTTTCGGCAGGCCGGCCATTTTACAGGCGCCCTTGCCGGGTCCAGAGGGGAACAGCTCGTAAATCCGCTTCAACGGGAAGCCGGTGGTCTTGGAAAGAATACGGACCATGGGAGCGATACCATTCTTCTTGTAGTAATCACGAAGGGTATCAATAACCTTGTGATGTTCGTCGGTCATTTCACCAATGCCCTCAACACCCTTAACATAGTCAACCCAGTTTTGATCCCAGGCATCCATGTTGCCGGTGAGGAAGCCGTCTTCATCGACGGTGAAGCTTGAACCATTATGCTCGATAGTAGGCATATTTATTCTCCTTCAGTAAAATTTTAACAAAAAAATTATTGTGAATGTAACGTATTCGCTAATTCAGGATGCCACTTATTACTATATGCTTTCCCCTTTGTCAAGCCGAGGGGTTTATTTTTTTCTCCGCCGCGCTTGCCCTACAAACGCACTGATTTAATACGCTCTTTTTCGAAAGAGCCACCCCCTTCTCAAGCGACCATGGCCTCAAAGCGGGAAAATATTTCCGGCCCGAACCCCTGCTCTTTTTCAAAGGCAACATCCAGGGTGGTACGCGGATTGAAATTTTGCAACTTGAGGCGGGAACGGGAGCGGTCAAACTGCTTGGCCCAGGCAACGATGTCGTCTTCGCTGTGCAGGGCCGGAGCAATGGTCATGCGGAACTCATGGGGGATACCACTGTGGCATAGGAGGTCGATACTGTGCTGAATCGCGCCCAGATCAACGGCGCTTCCGGCGCAGCGCTCGTATTTATCCTGCACCAGTACCGTCTTGACATCCATGGCCACCATGTCGAGCAGATTATCCCCCAGCAGCTGGGCGACCACCTCCGGCCGGGTGCCGTTGGTGTCGAGCTTGATCGCCCACCCTTCTGCCTTGAGCCGGGCAATCAACCGAGGAAGACCTGGAGAGAGGGTCGGCTCACCGCCGGAGATACAGACCCCTGCCAGCCAGTTTTTCCGGGCGGCCAGACGGCTCATGATCTCCTCAAAGGCTATGGTTTCCATGCCTTCCGGGGCAAGAACCAACGGGTGATTGTGACAGAATGGACAGCGGAAGTTGCAGCCGCCCACAAAGAGGATGGCGCACAGCTTACCGGGCCAGTCGATAAAGGAGGTCTCCAAAAACCCCTTTATCGGCGGCAGGCAAGCAATCACAGGACACCTACTATCACAACAAGACTACTGCAGGGCGCAGCTGCCGGATTCACAGCCTGCCTGTTTGTTCTGGTGTTGGGCCGCAACGCCGAAACGGACGGCACGGTCCAGTAACTGGCTTTGGATATGGCCAAACTCATGCAGGGCTGAAGAATCGTCGAGCACCAGAATGGGCAGAGCCTTTCTGGCCCGTTCCACCAAGCCGTGCCAGGCAAGATGGGCCAGGGCGCCGGCGTCGTTATTGCCCAACACCTCCACCCGCACATCCATGGCGGAAAGATCGAATTGTTTTTTCAGCTGGGCGCAGAGCATGCAGTCATCGGTGGTAAAAAGTGTCATAGGTTTTCCCCCTGTTAATTGTTGAAGCGATCGGTGTTCCGGTAGCGGTCGTGCAGTTCGCCAAGCTTGCCCTTGTTCCAGCTGGAGATCTTGGTGAAATAGCCGGTGATCCGGGTGATGCCGTCGACGTTCTTCGACTGGCAATAGGGACAGGCCTCGCTCAACCCCCTGCTCGTCTTGCCGCAATCCAGACAGGCGGTGAATTCCGGAGAAAAGGCGATCTGGTCGTTCTGGGTGTACTTGAAGACATTGATCACGAAGCTGGCCAGTGCCTCCTTGTCCGGCTGGGCTTCGCCCAACCAGAGATGGGTGATGGAACCCGCCTCGATGAGGGGATGGAACAGACCTTCCTTCTCCACCCTGGCGATGGGGCTCATGACGGCACCGACGTTAAAGAGGGTGGAGTTGCTGTAATAGACCTCCCCTTTCTCCCGGTTGCCCTGGACAACCTTTGCCGCCTCGGCATTGAAATGGGCCAGATCCAGCTTGGCAAAGCGGAAGGAGGTGGACTCGGCCGGGGTCTGCTCAAGAACAAATTTCATGCCCAGGGATTCGGCCAGCTTGTTGCACACGATGTTCATATGGGCAATGACCTTGAGGCCGAACTTGATGGATGCATCCGAGTCGTGCAGCTCCTCGCCAAGATGCACCCGGATCAGCTCATTGAGGCCCACCATGCCGATGAGATAGGAGCACTTGTGCAGCTTGAGGTAGGGCTCGCCGTCGAGATCCATGGCCAGCAAAGAAAGCGGCCCGCCCTTGCCCAGGCTCATCAGCCGTTCGATAAACTTCTTCTTCTGGCCATGGGCCTTGGCCGCAAGCTGGAGATTTTCGGTGAGCAGCCCAAAGAGCTTGGTGTCATCGCCCTGGGCCTTGAAGGCAAGACGCGGCAGGTTGATGGTGATGTTCTGCAGGGCCGAGTAGCGCATCTTCCAGGGCTGCTTGGCATCCTCCAGATCCGAGGCCTCCAGCTTGAAGCTTAAGCGACAGCATTCAGAGATCTTGGCGGTATCGCCCCGGTCAAAGACAAAATAGGTGTTGCCCTTCACCGAGGCCACTTCGCAGATATGGTGCAGGAAGTCCATGTGGCCGTCGGTCTTGAAGAACTTCTCGGTAATATGCACCAGAGGCTTGGGGAAGAAGAAGGGGCGGCCGGCGGCATCCCCCTCTTTATAAACCTCGAACAGCGCCCAGGCAAAGCGTTGCGCCTGCTTTTCGTATTCGCCATAGGTCTTACCGGTGTACACCCCGCCCGGGCCGATGGCGGGCACGTCCACGAAATGCTTGGGCACCTCCCAGTAGATGTTGACGTCGGAGAAGATCGCCTGCCCGCCCCGGGCCACGGCCTGCTGGGAGAATTCGTAGATCATCATCTGGGCCAGCTGCTTGACCCCGTTGTCATCCAGCTCTTCGAGATAGGGAGCGTAAAAGAGGTTGATCGCATCCCAGCCGATGGCCCCGGCAAAATGGCTCTGCAGGGAGGCGGCAAACTTGACCATATGGGCAAGAAGCACCTCGGCATGCTTGGCCGGCTTGGCCATGGACAGGGCATGGGGCAGATTGAGGCCAAATTTCTTGATATACTCCAGGGACTGACCGGAACAATACGGCCGGTCGATAAAGCCCAGGTCATGGAGATGCAGGTCGCCGCTCAAGTGGGCGTCGGCCACATCCGGGGTAAAGACGTGAAGCAGGGCGTACTCCTTCTTGATGCCCTCGGCCAGGGTGAGGTTGGTGGCCTCCGGCCCATGGGGCACATTGGCATTTTCCTTGTTGTGCTGAACCAGCAGCTGGTCCACATCGTAGAGCGGCACCCCGAGGCGGGTATGCATGCGCCGCGCCTCTTCCAGACCCATCTCCAGGAGTTTGGCGTTGACCATTTCGCGGATCAGCGGACCGGTGATGGTTTTCACCTTGCCGGCCTGGATGGTCAGCTCGATGTCCTTACTGATCTTCTCGGCGGTGTCACGGTCGACAAAGGTCTCGCGCAACAGGGCATCGACGATGCGCTGCCGGTTCCAGCCAAGCATGTCATCCTGGGAGGAACGGACAAAAAGAGCGATATCGGTGCTGTCCTCGTTCACTACCTGATGTGTGCTGGCCTGGGCGGTCTCCGCTTTGAGTGGCATCACAACTCCCATACCCGTACTCCTCTTCTCTGATTTAAGAAATTAGTTAAAATCTTCCCCTCTAAACTGGCTTGAAACACTACATGTCGTGTTTCGGGATCTATCATAGCACTACAGGCAGTGTACTCGTCAAGCAAAAAAAGGCGGGAAAACGAGAAAAGTTGAATCGCATTTTTATCCGCACAATCAACGGGATAAGAAGAAAAAGCGATTAATGAAAAACTTACGTTTCAAGGGGGTTTTGCGTTACAGAGGGGGGAAGGATGGGGAAGTTCCGACGTCTATCCGGCTAGTTGGCGGAATCGGACTGGCCCGGTTCCCCCTCCGAACGCCGGAGAATGGTGTCTTTTTTCCAATGTTCGTCATCGGGGAGAGGAAACTCAACCAGATAATGGAGGCCGCGGGATTCCTTGCGGAGGCAGGCGCAGCGCACGATGAGCTCGGCAACCTGGGCGATATTGCGCAGTTCGATGAGATCCGGGGTCAGGATGTAATCGTGATAATGCTGGTTCACCTCATCAACGATAACCCGGAGGCGCTCTTCCACCAGAGCAAGGCGCTTCTCGGTGCGCACGATGCCGACATAGTTCCACATCAAGCGGCGGATCTGATCCCAGTTGTGGCTGACCAGGACATTCTCCTCGATGCGCTGGGCCGAGCCTGCAAACCACTCCGCCACCTCGGGCAGCGCAGCCTTGCGCAGCTCGGGCCATTCCCGCTCACACTCAAGAAAGGCCTGATGGGCAAAAACCACCGCCTCAAGCAGGGAATTGCTCGCCAACCGGTTGCCGCCGTGCAGACCGGTGCAGGCGGTTTCACCAAAGGCAAAGAGATTTTCGATGTTGGTCCTGCCCCACGAGTCGGTAACCACCCCGCCGCACATATAGTGGGCCGCGGGCACCACCGGAATGGGCTCTGTGGTCATGTCGATCCCCAAGGAGAGGCATTTTTGGTAAATGGTGGGAAACCTTTTCTGCAAAAACTCCGCCGGCTGGTGGGTGATGTCCAGATAGACGCAGTCATCGCCGCTCGCCTTCATCTCGCTGTCAATGGCTCTGGCCACGGTGTCGCGGGTGGCCAGATCCCCCCGGGCGTCATACTTGTGCATGAAGGCTTGGCCATGCTTGTCGATAAGCCGTCCCCCTTCGCCGCGCACCGCTTCGGAGATCAGAAAATTCTTCACCTGAGGGTGATAGAGGCAGGTGGGGTGAAACTGGACAAACTCCAGATTGCCGACCTTGGCCCCGGCCCGGTACGCCATGGCAATGCCGTCGCCGGTGGCGATATCGGGATTGGTGGTGTAGAGGTAGACCTTGCCGGTGCCGCCGGTGCAGAGCACCGTCACCTTGGCCTGGTAGGTGTCGATCCCCCCGGTTTCCCGGTCAAAGACATAGGCGCCCAGGCACTGGTCGCTGAAGCTGTCGTGGGGCTGATACGGGGTGCCGGTCTTGGAGCTGACCAAGAGATCCACGGCCAGATGATTTTCCAGCACCGTGATCCTGGGATTGGCCGCCACCTGGGCCAGAAGCCCCTCTTCGATCTTGCGGCCGGTGAGATCCATGGCATGGGCGATGCGGCGGGCCGAGTGACCGCCCTCCTTGCCCAGGTCGAGATGGCTGGGGTCGTTGGCCTCGCTCTGAAACTGGACGCCGAGGCGGATCAACTCCTCGATCCGGGCCGGGCCGTTTTCCACGACCAGCCGGACGATATCCTCATGACAGAGCCCGGCCCCGGAGCGCAGGGTATCCTCGATGTGCAGGGCAAAGGAATCATCCGGCGACAAGACCGCGGCGATCCCGCCTTGGGCCAGGTTGGTGGCGGTATCCACCCGGGCCTTCTTGGTGATAATCGTCACCCGCCCCAGCTGCGCCGCCTTGATGGCGAAGGAGAGCCCGGAAATACCGCTGCCAATCACGAGAAAATCAGTACTCTGTTTCATG
Proteins encoded in this window:
- a CDS encoding GGDEF domain-containing protein; its protein translation is MKATDLNLGEQLKMSEREIRRRLELLSIGPKEKKEMVGMKPLIAPHVETLVDRFYTLQVEEPEIARLIGDSETLSRLKKHLSRYILTLFDGEYGMEYVLSRLRIGMVHKRIGVPPKLYVPSLWNLFSLLRHQILLETDQKCGVCSDRLNALEKIMLFDLALVFDTYIFSLMDALARGRQELEEYAESLEETVARRTQELASLASKDGLTGLLNQRSFYEELRRETARILRIQGKIALLYLDLDGFKKVNDTLGHQQGDDILIAVSDVIRTVVRSEDIAARYGGDEFCILLPHSGVAEAREVAQRLAQAFARQPRLTETGVAFSIGIAAENWDNLRDGDLLVQQADAAMYLSKKIPGHAVTVAGQEAEPLPGD
- a CDS encoding tautomerase family protein, whose amino-acid sequence is MPYVNIRLAGTLSREQKEEMCAGVTKVIAEVTKKPEDSILIFVDEEQHENIAKGGKLLKKPA
- the ligA gene encoding NAD-dependent DNA ligase LigA, which translates into the protein MVQLSLLNISDKEAVRQRLQALRQELNFHAHRYYVLDAPILADAEYDLLFQELVALEQQHPELITPDSPSRRVGGAPLAQFTTVPHTIPMLSLENAFDAEALVDFEERLFRFLQSRTPISYVSEPKLDGLAVELVYEEGLFTIGSTRGDGLIGEDISQNLKTIPAIPLRLLTPEGGIAPQRLEVRGEVFIGLAEFKQLNEARAKAGEPLFANPRNGAAGSLRQLDPKITATRPLDFFVYGVSDPTLLPCKDQHGLLTYLGCLGFKINPLVRLCHSISEVISQFSTLQDQRPSLPYDIDGMVVKVNEFALQERLGAKARSPRWAIAAKFPASQATTRLLDVEFGVGRTGAITPVAVLEPVRIGGVTVRRATLHNEDELRRKGLMLGDTVLVQRAGDVIPEVVKPVEENRTGRERPIVMPTTCPECGFSLVRAGQEAITRCPNPNCPAQQVRGLIHFTGKSGMDIEGLGKKAVEQLVNQGLIKDIPDIYTLTAKNLAPLEGWGDKSAENAVRAIQQSRTPTLAKFLAALGIRHVGEVTAQLLARHFGSLARLMRAGEADFLHIEGIGEQVATSLVDYFQDQAVLEMLSRLEGLGVHVQEEKPAAEGEAALAGSVFLFTGSLAHLSRHEAKARIKELGGQVASSISRKVTHVVLGESPGSKLTKARELGLTVISEDEFLRLIGR
- a CDS encoding acylphosphatase, with the protein product MTKKRVVTRVEGVVQGVYFRDYAQKEARELELSGWVRNRPDGTVEAVLEGETEKVEQMIAWLHTGSPQAEVKTVQVTEEQPLGDKTAFAIRYN
- a CDS encoding TusE/DsrC/DsvC family sulfur relay protein; amino-acid sequence: MPTIEHNGSSFTVDEDGFLTGNMDAWDQNWVDYVKGVEGIGEMTDEHHKVIDTLRDYYKKNGIAPMVRILSKTTGFPLKRIYELFPSGPGKGACKMAGLPKPTGCV
- a CDS encoding anaerobic ribonucleoside-triphosphate reductase activating protein; its protein translation is METSFIDWPGKLCAILFVGGCNFRCPFCHNHPLVLAPEGMETIAFEEIMSRLAARKNWLAGVCISGGEPTLSPGLPRLIARLKAEGWAIKLDTNGTRPEVVAQLLGDNLLDMVAMDVKTVLVQDKYERCAGSAVDLGAIQHSIDLLCHSGIPHEFRMTIAPALHSEDDIVAWAKQFDRSRSRLKLQNFNPRTTLDVAFEKEQGFGPEIFSRFEAMVA
- the nrdD gene encoding anaerobic ribonucleoside-triphosphate reductase, translated to MPLKAETAQASTHQVVNEDSTDIALFVRSSQDDMLGWNRQRIVDALLRETFVDRDTAEKISKDIELTIQAGKVKTITGPLIREMVNAKLLEMGLEEARRMHTRLGVPLYDVDQLLVQHNKENANVPHGPEATNLTLAEGIKKEYALLHVFTPDVADAHLSGDLHLHDLGFIDRPYCSGQSLEYIKKFGLNLPHALSMAKPAKHAEVLLAHMVKFAASLQSHFAGAIGWDAINLFYAPYLEELDDNGVKQLAQMMIYEFSQQAVARGGQAIFSDVNIYWEVPKHFVDVPAIGPGGVYTGKTYGEYEKQAQRFAWALFEVYKEGDAAGRPFFFPKPLVHITEKFFKTDGHMDFLHHICEVASVKGNTYFVFDRGDTAKISECCRLSFKLEASDLEDAKQPWKMRYSALQNITINLPRLAFKAQGDDTKLFGLLTENLQLAAKAHGQKKKFIERLMSLGKGGPLSLLAMDLDGEPYLKLHKCSYLIGMVGLNELIRVHLGEELHDSDASIKFGLKVIAHMNIVCNKLAESLGMKFVLEQTPAESTSFRFAKLDLAHFNAEAAKVVQGNREKGEVYYSNSTLFNVGAVMSPIARVEKEGLFHPLIEAGSITHLWLGEAQPDKEALASFVINVFKYTQNDQIAFSPEFTACLDCGKTSRGLSEACPYCQSKNVDGITRITGYFTKISSWNKGKLGELHDRYRNTDRFNN
- the nadB gene encoding L-aspartate oxidase, whose amino-acid sequence is MKQSTDFLVIGSGISGLSFAIKAAQLGRVTIITKKARVDTATNLAQGGIAAVLSPDDSFALHIEDTLRSGAGLCHEDIVRLVVENGPARIEELIRLGVQFQSEANDPSHLDLGKEGGHSARRIAHAMDLTGRKIEEGLLAQVAANPRITVLENHLAVDLLVSSKTGTPYQPHDSFSDQCLGAYVFDRETGGIDTYQAKVTVLCTGGTGKVYLYTTNPDIATGDGIAMAYRAGAKVGNLEFVQFHPTCLYHPQVKNFLISEAVRGEGGRLIDKHGQAFMHKYDARGDLATRDTVARAIDSEMKASGDDCVYLDITHQPAEFLQKRFPTIYQKCLSLGIDMTTEPIPVVPAAHYMCGGVVTDSWGRTNIENLFAFGETACTGLHGGNRLASNSLLEAVVFAHQAFLECEREWPELRKAALPEVAEWFAGSAQRIEENVLVSHNWDQIRRLMWNYVGIVRTEKRLALVEERLRVIVDEVNQHYHDYILTPDLIELRNIAQVAELIVRCACLRKESRGLHYLVEFPLPDDEHWKKDTILRRSEGEPGQSDSAN